From a region of the Fusobacterium sp. FSA-380-WT-3A genome:
- a CDS encoding U32 family peptidase, translated as MKKVELLAPAGNIEKMEMAFHYGADAVFLGGKAFNLRAGSNNFSDEELTKTVEYAHSLGKKVYVTLNVIPHNEELEDLPEYVKFLESINVDGVIVADLGVFQIVKQNSNLSISVSTQASNTNWVSVKAWRDMGARRVVLAREISLENIKEIRAKVPDIEIEVFIHGAMCMSISGRCLLSNYMTGRDANRGDCAQSCRWRYSVVEEKRPGEYMPVFEDEHGTFIFSSKDLCTIRMIDDILEAGVDSLKIEGRMKGIYYVANVVKTYREAIDKYYAGNYSFEEKWIKELESTSHRLYTEGFYHGKPGAEAQNYNDRNSYSQTHQLVAKVIDKIGDNQYVLAIRNRLETGEELEVVTPKYDPRKIKLPVMTLIGKNGHEEETTVANPNSTVRITLDENMEVLDMIRRYKEEN; from the coding sequence ATGAAAAAAGTTGAATTATTGGCTCCAGCAGGAAATATTGAAAAAATGGAAATGGCTTTCCATTATGGAGCTGACGCAGTATTTTTAGGAGGAAAAGCTTTTAACTTAAGAGCTGGAAGTAATAACTTTTCTGATGAAGAGCTTACAAAAACTGTTGAGTATGCCCACTCTTTAGGAAAAAAAGTTTATGTTACTTTAAATGTAATTCCACACAATGAAGAATTAGAAGATTTACCAGAATATGTAAAATTCTTAGAAAGTATAAATGTTGATGGAGTTATTGTTGCTGACTTAGGAGTATTCCAAATTGTAAAACAAAATTCAAACTTATCAATCAGTGTAAGTACACAAGCAAGTAATACAAACTGGGTATCTGTTAAAGCTTGGAGAGATATGGGAGCTAGAAGAGTTGTTCTTGCTAGAGAAATATCTTTAGAAAATATAAAAGAAATTAGAGCCAAAGTTCCTGATATTGAAATTGAAGTATTTATTCATGGAGCTATGTGTATGTCTATTTCTGGAAGATGTTTATTAAGTAACTATATGACAGGGAGAGATGCTAATCGTGGAGATTGTGCTCAATCTTGTAGATGGAGATATTCTGTAGTTGAAGAAAAAAGACCTGGAGAATATATGCCTGTATTTGAAGATGAGCACGGAACATTTATCTTTAGTTCAAAAGATTTATGTACAATAAGAATGATTGATGATATATTAGAAGCTGGTGTAGATTCTTTAAAAATTGAAGGAAGAATGAAAGGAATTTATTATGTAGCTAATGTTGTTAAAACATATAGAGAAGCTATTGATAAATATTATGCTGGAAATTATTCTTTTGAAGAAAAATGGATAAAAGAATTAGAATCAACTTCTCATAGATTATATACAGAGGGATTTTATCATGGAAAACCTGGAGCAGAAGCTCAAAATTACAATGACAGAAATTCTTATAGCCAAACTCATCAATTAGTAGCAAAAGTAATTGATAAAATTGGAGATAACCAATATGTTCTTGCTATAAGAAATAGATTAGAAACAGGGGAAGAATTAGAAGTTGTTACTCCTAAATATGACCCTAGAAAAATTAAACTTCCTGTAATGACTTTAATAGGTAAAAATGGTCATGAAGAGGAAACTACAGTTGCTAATCCAAATTCTACTGTAAGAATTACTCTTGATGAAAATATGGAAGTTTTAGATATGATTAGAAGATATAAAGAGGAAAATTAA
- the dnaB gene encoding replicative DNA helicase, with product MEEKLEKFKTVPSSMEAEKAVLGGVFLKPEAFGEIIGIIGRDDFYKVAHKYIFEAMTSCYSNQENIDPVLVSEKLKKMSKFEEAGGEETLMDIIRDVPTAANLMSYAKIVKEKALLRSLGAAGTKIVEMAYEGYEDADVILDKAEGLIFKIAENKDSKEIINIREAITEELKRLEVIVRNKGVTTGISSGFSVFDEKTSGFHPSDLVVLAARPAMGKTAFALNIALNMATRSEKGVLLFSLEMSSAQLLQRLLSIQSGIGLQKIRNGFLTDDEWGKIGVACGQLSEAKIHIADTPSVNVLEIRSIARKLKAMGRLDAIIIDYLQLIKGSGKGDNRQQEISDISRSLKGIARELDVPIIALSQLSRAPEQRSDRRPMLSDLRESGAIEQDADMVIFLYRDDYYNENTDEKGITEVIIGKQRNGPVGTVKLRFFHEITKFGDYTTKID from the coding sequence ATGGAAGAAAAGTTAGAAAAATTTAAGACAGTGCCAAGTAGTATGGAAGCTGAAAAAGCTGTTCTAGGAGGAGTATTTTTAAAACCAGAAGCTTTTGGAGAAATTATTGGAATAATAGGAAGAGATGATTTTTATAAAGTAGCTCATAAATATATTTTTGAAGCTATGACATCTTGTTATAGCAATCAAGAAAATATTGACCCTGTCTTAGTATCTGAAAAATTAAAAAAAATGAGTAAATTTGAAGAAGCTGGTGGAGAGGAAACACTTATGGATATCATAAGAGATGTTCCAACAGCAGCTAATCTTATGTCCTATGCTAAAATTGTAAAAGAAAAAGCTTTGCTTAGAAGTCTTGGAGCAGCAGGAACAAAAATTGTTGAAATGGCCTATGAAGGTTATGAAGATGCTGATGTAATTCTTGATAAAGCAGAGGGACTTATTTTTAAAATTGCTGAAAATAAAGATTCAAAAGAAATTATAAATATAAGAGAAGCTATAACAGAAGAGTTAAAAAGATTAGAGGTTATAGTTAGAAATAAAGGAGTTACTACTGGAATTTCATCTGGCTTTTCTGTATTTGATGAAAAGACAAGTGGATTTCATCCTTCTGATTTAGTTGTATTAGCAGCTAGACCAGCCATGGGAAAAACAGCCTTTGCCTTAAATATAGCTCTTAATATGGCCACTCGTTCAGAAAAAGGAGTTTTATTATTCAGTCTTGAAATGTCTAGTGCTCAACTTTTACAAAGACTTTTGTCTATTCAATCTGGAATTGGATTACAAAAAATTAGAAATGGTTTTTTAACAGATGATGAATGGGGAAAAATTGGTGTAGCTTGTGGGCAACTTTCAGAAGCTAAAATTCATATAGCTGATACTCCAAGTGTAAATGTTTTGGAAATAAGGTCAATAGCTAGAAAATTAAAAGCTATGGGTAGACTTGATGCAATAATAATTGACTATTTACAACTTATAAAAGGTTCTGGAAAAGGAGATAACAGACAACAAGAAATTTCTGATATTTCAAGGTCATTAAAAGGAATTGCTAGAGAATTAGATGTTCCAATCATAGCTTTATCACAACTTTCCAGAGCTCCAGAACAAAGGTCTGATAGAAGACCTATGCTTTCTGATTTAAGAGAATCAGGAGCAATAGAGCAAGATGCTGATATGGTTATTTTCCTTTATAGAGATGATTATTATAACGAAAATACAGATGAAAAAGGAATAACAGAAGTAATCATAGGTAAGCAAAGAAATGGACCTGTAGGAACTGTTAAACTTAGATTCTTCCACGAAATAACTAAGTTTGGAGATTATACTACAAAGATAGATTAA
- the rplI gene encoding 50S ribosomal protein L9 — translation MAKIQVILTQDVAGQGRKGDLISVSDGYAKNFILKNNKGIIATPEELKRIENQKKKDEKRNEEEKQKSIALKERLEKEKLVIEVKVGENGKLFGAITNKEVSSELEKAFGIKIDRKKIECSIKALGEHKVTVKLHPEVKAEITVVTKG, via the coding sequence ATGGCAAAAATACAAGTTATTTTAACACAGGATGTAGCAGGACAAGGAAGAAAAGGAGATTTAATATCTGTTTCTGATGGGTATGCTAAAAACTTTATATTAAAAAACAATAAAGGAATTATAGCTACTCCAGAAGAATTAAAAAGAATAGAAAATCAAAAGAAAAAAGATGAAAAAAGAAATGAAGAAGAAAAACAAAAATCAATAGCTTTAAAAGAAAGATTAGAAAAAGAAAAATTAGTTATTGAAGTAAAAGTTGGAGAAAATGGAAAATTATTTGGAGCTATCACTAATAAAGAGGTTTCTTCTGAATTAGAGAAAGCATTTGGAATAAAAATTGATAGAAAGAAAATTGAATGCAGTATAAAAGCTTTAGGAGAACATAAAGTAACAGTTAAATTACATCCAGAGGTAAAAGCTGAAATCACAGTAGTAACAAAAGGATAA
- the dnaX gene encoding DNA polymerase III subunit gamma/tau: MHVTLYRKYRPKTFEEVAGESDIIKTLKNSLDNNKLSHAYLFSGPRGVGKTTSARLIAKGVNCLNNGISSTPCNHCENCQEIDKGSFIDLVEIDAASNRGIDEIRELKDKINYRPSKGRKKIYIIDEVHMLTKEAFNALLKTLEEPPEHVIFILATTEPDKILPTIISRCQRYDFKTLSYKEVSEKLSDICEKENIKIDNGSLELIYESSGGSMRDSISILERVIIANLNQDIIESKTSEILGVTSKETLREFYDIIKSKSLKRGVEFLEKLWIDSIDIEKYFKDFAKYIKDEVICERISVEEGLKIIGGVYDSLNKFKYEEDKRLLGHVVLNNIIKISEKPKETEIIYKEVIVSPKENNIEISKTEKERIISIDEVKNKWNDILKAAKDEKPTYKAFLADAFPLKIEDNILYIAFRENEFSKESMESDYYNLPFQEIVQQITKSKLKTAYVFKKEVKEKSKDNMTKNIVSYLEGLN; encoded by the coding sequence TAACACTATATAGAAAATATAGACCAAAAACTTTTGAAGAAGTAGCTGGTGAATCAGATATTATAAAAACTCTCAAAAATTCTTTGGATAATAATAAATTATCTCATGCCTATCTATTTAGTGGTCCAAGAGGAGTTGGGAAAACTACTTCAGCTAGACTTATAGCCAAAGGGGTAAACTGCTTAAACAATGGAATTAGTAGTACACCTTGTAACCATTGTGAAAACTGTCAAGAGATAGATAAAGGTAGTTTTATTGATTTGGTAGAAATTGATGCTGCTTCCAATAGAGGTATTGATGAAATCAGAGAGTTAAAAGACAAAATTAATTATAGACCTTCAAAAGGTAGAAAAAAAATATATATAATAGACGAAGTTCATATGCTTACAAAAGAAGCATTTAATGCTTTGTTAAAAACTTTAGAAGAACCACCTGAACATGTAATTTTTATACTTGCTACAACAGAGCCAGATAAAATATTACCAACTATTATTTCAAGATGTCAAAGATATGATTTTAAAACTCTTAGCTACAAAGAGGTCAGTGAAAAATTATCAGATATTTGTGAAAAAGAAAATATAAAAATTGATAATGGTAGTTTAGAATTAATTTATGAATCTTCTGGTGGAAGTATGAGAGATAGTATTTCTATTTTAGAAAGGGTTATAATTGCTAATTTAAACCAAGATATTATAGAAAGTAAAACAAGTGAAATATTAGGTGTAACTTCTAAGGAGACATTAAGAGAATTTTATGATATAATAAAAAGTAAATCTTTAAAAAGAGGAGTAGAATTTTTAGAAAAATTATGGATAGATTCTATAGATATTGAAAAATATTTTAAAGATTTTGCAAAATATATCAAAGATGAAGTCATATGTGAAAGAATTTCTGTAGAAGAGGGCTTAAAAATTATAGGTGGGGTCTATGATAGTCTTAATAAGTTTAAGTATGAAGAAGACAAAAGGCTTTTAGGTCATGTTGTACTTAATAATATAATAAAAATCTCTGAAAAACCTAAAGAAACTGAAATTATCTATAAAGAGGTTATTGTTTCCCCTAAAGAAAATAATATTGAAATTTCTAAAACTGAAAAGGAAAGAATAATTTCTATTGATGAAGTAAAAAATAAATGGAATGATATATTAAAGGCAGCTAAAGATGAAAAGCCAACTTATAAAGCTTTCTTAGCTGATGCTTTTCCTCTTAAGATAGAAGATAATATTCTTTATATAGCTTTTAGAGAAAATGAATTTTCTAAGGAATCAATGGAAAGTGATTATTATAATTTACCATTCCAAGAAATTGTACAACAGATTACAAAATCAAAATTAAAAACTGCCTATGTATTTAAAAAAGAGGTAAAAGAAAAATCAAAAGATAATATGACTAAAAATATTGTATCATATTTAGAGGGGTTAAATTAA